A stretch of the Nematostella vectensis chromosome 1, jaNemVect1.1, whole genome shotgun sequence genome encodes the following:
- the LOC5517467 gene encoding inactive histone-lysine N-methyltransferase 2E isoform X1 has protein sequence MTVSKLTRASCDLPSSPDPGESSNAGRMPSVVQPRHHIPYLDHNYGQPPPMTPPDSCSPIPEDVDTGNEEEGDSGITRCICGYNHDDGYMICCDKCSVWQHIECMGISSKAVPDNYLCEQCDPRPLNKELAKAIQSRKRQEMSDDDEDDDDSEEEGQNTTYTAVSNTPTRITLTAKVSRQKRKRTVGKNKVDKEKDKMNKRRKHPKQRSPNFLPVDEDTNMAWDNNYAYEDYEEAVENIYSKELEDLVLSVKDDSTNGVSVPEGNVQFCEVVDVQRNNKGLVTTEDLNKNQFLIKCKGRMMLGSNFEKENQFFKRYSPHVLFYDKLDHLCLCVDARTFGNDARFVRRSCSPNAEVRHFFSNGKLCLALFSLCPLPKGAEITIPFEHSLHEYKSHLTCACSQDTCAVVKFNLRCQQPNHNSQDKLHQQFSAPLPTADDSSNSGHHHHNKMSPLRMALPGHNSFHGDSDSDIENNPDRSLEGESQHKKLSREERKLEALVKQIEKMEKKEKKRQQPTKDHRLITRTPSEEGKILQRSIGPKISKRMNHKRRSNGGSAMKKKRPRMSSCSSEPHSADEASSSASTPTTPKTVSTIPEEATSVTPSTSPSRNFRFPKTKMKDDSHGHPLKLIIKTEGGESNATSCLSSPCSPRESETETKPTPSIASSNSDIAMDEEADGGMVDEMGGSSMDDHRFMSLAGRLAEFSSVASSESNTPSPCPSTSASPTCSESVMNGYPPLVSSGRSPGPAPGSPLSAVLHGPQASRSSPLYCSLKKRWLCQFLYGYNMPENKPPNGLKQRVPVSPISGSKSSTRTIKEPLPLKKRHLKTFQDTPVTDMCSTTSSLASTISFSTAPTVNHVSNRPSDCPSSELLSSPPNISTLVITAPSVITSVALPEEKQSLVHDLTPSEHQTNLAVSVCEPGNYSQSLLGTYSRQLDTRTDQIHVDAKPELRTPLVTADISPEQPSPRSELEKRAISDYQPLTINASYHRRPSEPRIVSPAGSSLASPTSIATSVITGVTGLHPVTVSHHQPLSVITSLVSASVSSTTDMQNSTPGKKKVSLLEYRKRSQQRLSGDSPRSTTAPSVVNSSLSPSSTPSSTPLKGTSSSPLQNMSTSNVDSHTGVSQISTAGGVSSTNGPCLEPVSPDDDDSHSNGSFRSSSSLTATSTLLTGSPKFGSLATVDPVLRKQLVQKNKEMLTRKQEGISKFSKQLSAIISEQLQKDANSSPGSNSTRSPSTGSHSPSVPPPPPPPPEQPGKRDAMDIEDEEGQPSGSKILVNTPIAPTRLALPQQPMNHVSDYAQVHSQQPPPDYHLALHQQHHHHPHSQPSLLAPLITVPGQLPTPSQPQGTRISQPTYLMPPNQGVPSHVAYPPSYARKPPSQGASYYKQ, from the exons GATCACAATTATGGTCAACCCCCACCTATGACCCCGCCTGACTCATGCAGCCCCATTCCCGAAGACGTTGACACTGGCAacgaggaagagggggacagCGGCATCACTCGTTGCATTTG CGGGTACAATCATGATGATGGATACATGATCTGCTGCGACAAGTGCAG tGTCTGGCAGCATATTGAGTGCATGGGTATAAGTTCAAAAGCAGTGCCGGATAACTACCTATGTGAACAGTGTGACCCAAG ACCTTTGAACAAGGAACTTGCTAAAGCTATACAATCCAGGAAACGACAAGAAATGAGTG atgatgatgaagacgaTGATGACAGTGAGGAGGAGGGACAGAATACCACCTATACTGCTGTCTCCAACACCCCAACCAGAATAACTCTCACAGCAAAAGTCAGCCGTCAGAAGAGAAAGAGAACTGTAGGCAAGAATAAG GTGGACAAGGAAAAGGACAAGATGAATAAGCGAAGAAAG CACCCCAAGCAGAGGTCACCAAACTTTTTACCTGTTGATGAGGACACCAACATGGCCTGGGACAACAACTATGCTTACGAAGACTATGAAGAGGCAGTAGAAAACATTTATAGTAAAGAGCTTGAAGACCTGGTGCTAAGTGTCAAGGATGACTCCACCAATGGTGTGTCAGTACCAGAGGGGAATGTGCAGTTTTGTGAAGTTGTGGACGTCCAAAGGAATAACAAG GGTCTTGTAACTACTGAAGATTTGAACAAAAACCAGTTCCTCATTAAATGCAAAGGCAGAATGATGCTTGGTTCTAATTTTGAAAAGGAAAATCAATTCTTCAAAAG gtacAGTCCTCATGTGCTATTTTATGACAAGCTGGACCATCTGTGCTTGTGTGTAGATGCTCGTACTTTCGGAAATGATGCACGCTTTGTTAGGAGGTCTTGTTCTCCTAATGCAGAG GTGCGTCATTTCTTCTCTAATGGAAAGCTGTGCCTGGCTTTATTCTCTCTTTGTCCGCTGCCCAAGGGGGCAGAGATTACAATACCATTTGAGCACTCTTTGCACGAGTACAAGAGTCACCTGACATGTGCCTGCTCCCAGGACACCTGTGCTGTTGTCAAGTTTAACCTCCGATGCCAGCAGCCTAACCACAATTCACAAGACAAGCTGCACCAGCAGTTCTCAGCACCATTACCAACTGCTGACGATAGCAGTAACTCTggacaccaccaccataataagATGTCACCTCTCCGAATGGCCCTGCCTGGCCACAATAGCTTCCAT GGGGACAGTGATTCAGACATTGAAAACAACCCAGATCGATCCCTCGAGGGTGAGAGCCAGCACAAAAAGCTCAGCAGAGAAGAAAGGAAACTTGAAGCCTTAGTAAAGCAAATAGAGAAAatggaaaagaaagaaaagaaaaggcaACAGCCAACAAAAGACCATAGACTTATAACAAGGACTCCATCTGAAGAAGGAAAGATCTTGCAAAGGAGTATAGGTCCAAAAATCTCTAAGCGAATGAATCATAAGCGAAGGTCCAACGGTGGGtctgcaatgaagaaaaaacgcCCAAGAATGTCGAGTTGTTCATCCGAGCCTCACTCTGCAGATGAAGCTAGCAGCTCTGCATCAACACCCACAACACCTAAGACCGTCTCAACTATTCCTGAAGAAGCAACTTCTGTCACACCCTCAACATCCCCCAGTAGAAATTTCCGTTTCCCCAAGACGAAG aTGAAGGATGACAGCCATGGCCATCCTCTTAAACTTATTATCAAGACAGAAGGAGGAGAATCAAATGCTACATCCTGTCTAAGCTCTCCTTGCAGTCCACGGGAAAGTGAAACTGAAACCAAGCCAACACCAAGCATTGCAAGCAGCAACAGCGACATTGCCATGGATGAGGAGGCTGATGGTGGTATGGTGGACGAGATGGGTGGTTCCTCCATGGATGACCATAGGTTTATGTCCCTTGCTGGTCGACTTGCTGAGTTTAGTAGTGTTGCTAGCAGCGAAAGCAACACTCCTAGTCCATGTCCATCAACATCAG CATCACCTACCTGTTCTGAGAGCGTGATGAATGGCTACCCACCACTAGTGTCCAGTGGGCGGAGTCCTGGGCCGGCACCTGGGAGCCCACTCTCTGCGGTCTTGCATGGTCCGCAAGCATCCAGATCTAGTCCGCTGTACTGCTCCCTCAAAAAG CGCTGGTTATGTCAGTTCTTATATGGGTACAATATGCCAGAAAACAAACCACCAAATGGCTTAAAGCAAAGGGTTCCTGTTTCACCAATCAGTGGTAGCAAGAGCAGCACAAGAACAATTAAGG AGCCCTTGCCATTGAAGAAGAGACATCTCAAGACTTTTCAGGACACCCCAGTCACAGATATGTGTTCAACAACATCATCTCTGGCATCTACTATCAGCTTTTCAACTGCACCAACAGTCAATCATGTGTCGAATCGACCCTCAGATTGTCCTTCTAGTGAACTCTTGTCTTCTCCACCAAATATAAGTACTTTGGTTATTACTGCACCAAGCGTCATAACATCTGTGGCATTACCGGAAGAAAAGCAGTCTTTGGTACATGATTTAACACCAAGTGAACACCAAACAAACTTAGCAGTATCAGTCTGTGAACCGGGAAACTATTCACAGTCATTACTTGGCACTTATTCTAGACAATTAGACACGCGGACAGACCAGATACATGTGGATGCGAAGCCTGAGTTAAGGACACCTCTTGTAACAGCTGATATCTCACCAGAGCAACCCTCTCCAAGATCTGAACTTGAGAAAAGGGCTATTTCGGATTACCAGCCCTTGACTATTAATGCGAGCTATCACAGAAGGCCCAGTGAACCGAGAATAGTGAGTCCAGCTGGGAGCTCCTTGGCGTCACCTACCTCTATAGCGACTAGTGTCATTACGGGTGTCACTGGGTTGCATCCTGTCACTGTGTCCCACCACCAGCCACTAAGTGTTATTACTAGTCTGGTGTCGGCATCTGTTAGCAGTACCACTGATATGCAAAATTCTACCCCTGGAAAGAAAAAg GTTTCTTTGCTTGAGTATCGCAAAAGGTCCCAGCAGCGTCTATCTGGTGACAGCCCAAGGTCCACCACAGCCCCTTCAGTCGTCAACAGTAGCCTGTCACCTTCTTCCACACCCTCCAGCACACCCCTTAAGGGAACTTCAAGTAGCCCTTTACAAAACATGTCAACCTCAAATGTGGACTCCCATACTGGTGTGAGCCAGATATCCACTGCAGGTGGAGTTAGCAGTACTAATGGGCCTTGTCTTGAACCTGTCAGTCCAGACGATGATGATAGCCATAGTAATG GTTCTTTTCGCTCCTCTAGTAGCCTGACGGCGACGTCAACCTTGCTGACTGGTAGTCCCAAGTTTGGGTCCCTTGCTACCGTGGATCCTGTCCTTAGAAAAC AGCTAGTTCAGAAGAACAAAGAGATGCTCACAAGAAAGCAGGAAGGGATCTCAAAATTCAGCAAGCAGCTCTCAGCAATTATATCAGAACAACTTCAGAAAG ATGCTAACTCATCCCCTGGTAGCAACAGCACTAGGTCCCCGTCTACAGGGTCCCACTCTCCCAGCGtgcctcccccacccccacccccaccggAGCAGCCTGGTAAGC GTGATGCCATGGATATCGAGGACGAGGAGGGCCAGCCTAGTGGGTCTAAGATTCTTGTCAATACACCCATCGCACCCACCCGCTTAGCGTTACCACAGCAACCGATGAACCACGTGTCTGACTACGCCCAGGTTCATTCACAG CAGCCGCCGCCAGATTACCACCTCGCCTTGCACcagcaacaccaccaccaccctcacAGCCAGCCCTCCTTGCTGGCTCCTCTCATCACTGTGCCGGGACAGCTTCCCACCCCCTCTCAGCCGCAAGGGACGCGCATCAGCCAGCCCACCTACCTCATGCCGCCGAACCAGGGCGTGCCCTCACACGTGGCATACCCACCATCCTATGCGCGcaaaccaccctcacaaggcGCCAGCTATTACAAGCAATGA
- the LOC5517467 gene encoding inactive histone-lysine N-methyltransferase 2E isoform X4, whose product MTAGTDPDPGESSNAGRMPSVVQPRHHIPYLDHNYGQPPPMTPPDSCSPIPEDVDTGNEEEGDSGITRCICGYNHDDGYMICCDKCSVWQHIECMGISSKAVPDNYLCEQCDPRPLNKELAKAIQSRKRQEMSDDDEDDDDSEEEGQNTTYTAVSNTPTRITLTAKVSRQKRKRTVGKNKVDKEKDKMNKRRKHPKQRSPNFLPVDEDTNMAWDNNYAYEDYEEAVENIYSKELEDLVLSVKDDSTNGVSVPEGNVQFCEVVDVQRNNKGLVTTEDLNKNQFLIKCKGRMMLGSNFEKENQFFKRYSPHVLFYDKLDHLCLCVDARTFGNDARFVRRSCSPNAEVRHFFSNGKLCLALFSLCPLPKGAEITIPFEHSLHEYKSHLTCACSQDTCAVVKFNLRCQQPNHNSQDKLHQQFSAPLPTADDSSNSGHHHHNKMSPLRMALPGHNSFHGDSDSDIENNPDRSLEGESQHKKLSREERKLEALVKQIEKMEKKEKKRQQPTKDHRLITRTPSEEGKILQRSIGPKISKRMNHKRRSNGGSAMKKKRPRMSSCSSEPHSADEASSSASTPTTPKTVSTIPEEATSVTPSTSPSRNFRFPKTKMKDDSHGHPLKLIIKTEGGESNATSCLSSPCSPRESETETKPTPSIASSNSDIAMDEEADGGMVDEMGGSSMDDHRFMSLAGRLAEFSSVASSESNTPSPCPSTSASPTCSESVMNGYPPLVSSGRSPGPAPGSPLSAVLHGPQASRSSPLYCSLKKRWLCQFLYGYNMPENKPPNGLKQRVPVSPISGSKSSTRTIKEPLPLKKRHLKTFQDTPVTDMCSTTSSLASTISFSTAPTVNHVSNRPSDCPSSELLSSPPNISTLVITAPSVITSVALPEEKQSLVHDLTPSEHQTNLAVSVCEPGNYSQSLLGTYSRQLDTRTDQIHVDAKPELRTPLVTADISPEQPSPRSELEKRAISDYQPLTINASYHRRPSEPRIVSPAGSSLASPTSIATSVITGVTGLHPVTVSHHQPLSVITSLVSASVSSTTDMQNSTPGKKKVSLLEYRKRSQQRLSGDSPRSTTAPSVVNSSLSPSSTPSSTPLKGTSSSPLQNMSTSNVDSHTGVSQISTAGGVSSTNGPCLEPVSPDDDDSHSNGSFRSSSSLTATSTLLTGSPKFGSLATVDPVLRKQLVQKNKEMLTRKQEGISKFSKQLSAIISEQLQKDANSSPGSNSTRSPSTGSHSPSVPPPPPPPPEQPGKRDAMDIEDEEGQPSGSKILVNTPIAPTRLALPQQPMNHVSDYAQVHSQQPPPDYHLALHQQHHHHPHSQPSLLAPLITVPGQLPTPSQPQGTRISQPTYLMPPNQGVPSHVAYPPSYARKPPSQGASYYKQ is encoded by the exons GATCACAATTATGGTCAACCCCCACCTATGACCCCGCCTGACTCATGCAGCCCCATTCCCGAAGACGTTGACACTGGCAacgaggaagagggggacagCGGCATCACTCGTTGCATTTG CGGGTACAATCATGATGATGGATACATGATCTGCTGCGACAAGTGCAG tGTCTGGCAGCATATTGAGTGCATGGGTATAAGTTCAAAAGCAGTGCCGGATAACTACCTATGTGAACAGTGTGACCCAAG ACCTTTGAACAAGGAACTTGCTAAAGCTATACAATCCAGGAAACGACAAGAAATGAGTG atgatgatgaagacgaTGATGACAGTGAGGAGGAGGGACAGAATACCACCTATACTGCTGTCTCCAACACCCCAACCAGAATAACTCTCACAGCAAAAGTCAGCCGTCAGAAGAGAAAGAGAACTGTAGGCAAGAATAAG GTGGACAAGGAAAAGGACAAGATGAATAAGCGAAGAAAG CACCCCAAGCAGAGGTCACCAAACTTTTTACCTGTTGATGAGGACACCAACATGGCCTGGGACAACAACTATGCTTACGAAGACTATGAAGAGGCAGTAGAAAACATTTATAGTAAAGAGCTTGAAGACCTGGTGCTAAGTGTCAAGGATGACTCCACCAATGGTGTGTCAGTACCAGAGGGGAATGTGCAGTTTTGTGAAGTTGTGGACGTCCAAAGGAATAACAAG GGTCTTGTAACTACTGAAGATTTGAACAAAAACCAGTTCCTCATTAAATGCAAAGGCAGAATGATGCTTGGTTCTAATTTTGAAAAGGAAAATCAATTCTTCAAAAG gtacAGTCCTCATGTGCTATTTTATGACAAGCTGGACCATCTGTGCTTGTGTGTAGATGCTCGTACTTTCGGAAATGATGCACGCTTTGTTAGGAGGTCTTGTTCTCCTAATGCAGAG GTGCGTCATTTCTTCTCTAATGGAAAGCTGTGCCTGGCTTTATTCTCTCTTTGTCCGCTGCCCAAGGGGGCAGAGATTACAATACCATTTGAGCACTCTTTGCACGAGTACAAGAGTCACCTGACATGTGCCTGCTCCCAGGACACCTGTGCTGTTGTCAAGTTTAACCTCCGATGCCAGCAGCCTAACCACAATTCACAAGACAAGCTGCACCAGCAGTTCTCAGCACCATTACCAACTGCTGACGATAGCAGTAACTCTggacaccaccaccataataagATGTCACCTCTCCGAATGGCCCTGCCTGGCCACAATAGCTTCCAT GGGGACAGTGATTCAGACATTGAAAACAACCCAGATCGATCCCTCGAGGGTGAGAGCCAGCACAAAAAGCTCAGCAGAGAAGAAAGGAAACTTGAAGCCTTAGTAAAGCAAATAGAGAAAatggaaaagaaagaaaagaaaaggcaACAGCCAACAAAAGACCATAGACTTATAACAAGGACTCCATCTGAAGAAGGAAAGATCTTGCAAAGGAGTATAGGTCCAAAAATCTCTAAGCGAATGAATCATAAGCGAAGGTCCAACGGTGGGtctgcaatgaagaaaaaacgcCCAAGAATGTCGAGTTGTTCATCCGAGCCTCACTCTGCAGATGAAGCTAGCAGCTCTGCATCAACACCCACAACACCTAAGACCGTCTCAACTATTCCTGAAGAAGCAACTTCTGTCACACCCTCAACATCCCCCAGTAGAAATTTCCGTTTCCCCAAGACGAAG aTGAAGGATGACAGCCATGGCCATCCTCTTAAACTTATTATCAAGACAGAAGGAGGAGAATCAAATGCTACATCCTGTCTAAGCTCTCCTTGCAGTCCACGGGAAAGTGAAACTGAAACCAAGCCAACACCAAGCATTGCAAGCAGCAACAGCGACATTGCCATGGATGAGGAGGCTGATGGTGGTATGGTGGACGAGATGGGTGGTTCCTCCATGGATGACCATAGGTTTATGTCCCTTGCTGGTCGACTTGCTGAGTTTAGTAGTGTTGCTAGCAGCGAAAGCAACACTCCTAGTCCATGTCCATCAACATCAG CATCACCTACCTGTTCTGAGAGCGTGATGAATGGCTACCCACCACTAGTGTCCAGTGGGCGGAGTCCTGGGCCGGCACCTGGGAGCCCACTCTCTGCGGTCTTGCATGGTCCGCAAGCATCCAGATCTAGTCCGCTGTACTGCTCCCTCAAAAAG CGCTGGTTATGTCAGTTCTTATATGGGTACAATATGCCAGAAAACAAACCACCAAATGGCTTAAAGCAAAGGGTTCCTGTTTCACCAATCAGTGGTAGCAAGAGCAGCACAAGAACAATTAAGG AGCCCTTGCCATTGAAGAAGAGACATCTCAAGACTTTTCAGGACACCCCAGTCACAGATATGTGTTCAACAACATCATCTCTGGCATCTACTATCAGCTTTTCAACTGCACCAACAGTCAATCATGTGTCGAATCGACCCTCAGATTGTCCTTCTAGTGAACTCTTGTCTTCTCCACCAAATATAAGTACTTTGGTTATTACTGCACCAAGCGTCATAACATCTGTGGCATTACCGGAAGAAAAGCAGTCTTTGGTACATGATTTAACACCAAGTGAACACCAAACAAACTTAGCAGTATCAGTCTGTGAACCGGGAAACTATTCACAGTCATTACTTGGCACTTATTCTAGACAATTAGACACGCGGACAGACCAGATACATGTGGATGCGAAGCCTGAGTTAAGGACACCTCTTGTAACAGCTGATATCTCACCAGAGCAACCCTCTCCAAGATCTGAACTTGAGAAAAGGGCTATTTCGGATTACCAGCCCTTGACTATTAATGCGAGCTATCACAGAAGGCCCAGTGAACCGAGAATAGTGAGTCCAGCTGGGAGCTCCTTGGCGTCACCTACCTCTATAGCGACTAGTGTCATTACGGGTGTCACTGGGTTGCATCCTGTCACTGTGTCCCACCACCAGCCACTAAGTGTTATTACTAGTCTGGTGTCGGCATCTGTTAGCAGTACCACTGATATGCAAAATTCTACCCCTGGAAAGAAAAAg GTTTCTTTGCTTGAGTATCGCAAAAGGTCCCAGCAGCGTCTATCTGGTGACAGCCCAAGGTCCACCACAGCCCCTTCAGTCGTCAACAGTAGCCTGTCACCTTCTTCCACACCCTCCAGCACACCCCTTAAGGGAACTTCAAGTAGCCCTTTACAAAACATGTCAACCTCAAATGTGGACTCCCATACTGGTGTGAGCCAGATATCCACTGCAGGTGGAGTTAGCAGTACTAATGGGCCTTGTCTTGAACCTGTCAGTCCAGACGATGATGATAGCCATAGTAATG GTTCTTTTCGCTCCTCTAGTAGCCTGACGGCGACGTCAACCTTGCTGACTGGTAGTCCCAAGTTTGGGTCCCTTGCTACCGTGGATCCTGTCCTTAGAAAAC AGCTAGTTCAGAAGAACAAAGAGATGCTCACAAGAAAGCAGGAAGGGATCTCAAAATTCAGCAAGCAGCTCTCAGCAATTATATCAGAACAACTTCAGAAAG ATGCTAACTCATCCCCTGGTAGCAACAGCACTAGGTCCCCGTCTACAGGGTCCCACTCTCCCAGCGtgcctcccccacccccacccccaccggAGCAGCCTGGTAAGC GTGATGCCATGGATATCGAGGACGAGGAGGGCCAGCCTAGTGGGTCTAAGATTCTTGTCAATACACCCATCGCACCCACCCGCTTAGCGTTACCACAGCAACCGATGAACCACGTGTCTGACTACGCCCAGGTTCATTCACAG CAGCCGCCGCCAGATTACCACCTCGCCTTGCACcagcaacaccaccaccaccctcacAGCCAGCCCTCCTTGCTGGCTCCTCTCATCACTGTGCCGGGACAGCTTCCCACCCCCTCTCAGCCGCAAGGGACGCGCATCAGCCAGCCCACCTACCTCATGCCGCCGAACCAGGGCGTGCCCTCACACGTGGCATACCCACCATCCTATGCGCGcaaaccaccctcacaaggcGCCAGCTATTACAAGCAATGA